AAAATCATCGTTGTGTACCCTACATCTATCCTTTATCAGCAATGATTATAAGTTGAAATTAATGTTAATATATACACTGTATCACGATTTCATCGACACCATGTGGCCAGTCTTACCAAATTTAGCATTCAGTTCTCCAACTGAGTGTTGTGCCGCCTACTGGTTCCCCACACAGGCACCAAACGAAAAACAGTCGAAGTCAAACACCCGTCATGCCAAATCTCCTGGCACACCAACATGTAGGGCCGCTTCATAGTGCCACGTCACTGATCCGCGGCATCTAAAAAATCCTCCTTCTCCCATATCTCTCGCGCCATGTTAGCGATCCGCATCAATCTCCATTTTGTTTTTCCTCTGGAACGGCGGAGTGCAACCGAATCCATCTAACCCATCCACGTCACTAATCTGTGGCTCGCATCTCCCACCAATCACGGCCCACCTCTCAACCTTTATAAAGCCACACCCCCACCCTCCCTTCCTCTTCATCAAGCAGATCCAAATCCCCAAAGAATTTCCTAATCCCCCTGATCCCAAAGATAGTAGAGAAGCCAACCCACCTGATCCCGAAGGCACCCAAAGCAGATCGAGAAGAAGCTCGCTGAGGAGGAGATGGCAACTAAGAAGGCGGAGAAGACCCTAGTCGGGAAGAAGCCTAATGCTGAGAAGAGGCTGCCGGCCGGCAAGTCCGCCAGCAAGGACGACGAGAAGAAGGGCAAGAAGAAGGTGAACAAGAGTTTGGAGATGTACAAGATATACATCTTTAAGGTGCTCAAGCAGGTCCACCCCAACATGGGAATCTCCTCCAAGGCTATGTCCATCATGAACTCGTTCATGAATGATCTTTTCGAGAAActagcggcggaggcggccaagCTTGCGTGGTACAACAAGAAATCCACCATCACCTCCCGTGATATCCAGACCTCGGTTTGCCTCATcctccccggcgagctcgccaagCACGCCGTCTCCGAGGGCACCAAGGCCGTCACCAAGTTCACCACCTCTTAGGCGATGCGGTTGTGTTGTGATCGTCTCTGTCGTGCTTAGATCTGTAGTAGGAGCCTCTCTTGAGGGGTGTCAAGCTGGAACTTTTTTCATTATCTAAAAAATTCTATGTACTAGGTGCTGCAGTGGTGGAAGTTACCCTGGTCGTCAATCTATCTCCAATAGTTGGTCTCCTGAATGATGTAAGAAGGCTGTGCGTGTGCTTTTGTGATTCGGGTGTCATGTTCCTAAATAGTATGGTTCATCCTTGCAATTACTGATTGCGAATTTACATGTCTCGCTCGAGGTCATAGCACTTCGCGTTGTGGGGTTATGGTTGTGAAACTGAGGACCAAATTTACATAACTTGAGAGGGGAATAGCAAAATTTCGTAATAGTATAATTTTGAATATTTTGGCAGCATTATTAAAGTTCAGGTCTATCTTTGGCAATGACATTCATCCTCCTGCCCCACAGATTTTTGCAAATTATGTTCTTTGAATAATTTGATTTCGAATTTATGCCCCTGAAAGCACGCTGATGCCGAATGTTTGGGTGGGAGATTTCCAAAAGATGGTAATTGCTTTGGTGGGTGTTGAATTTGGAAATCCCTTGTATGCCTAATTTCCAAAAGATGGTAATTGCGTCTCcaatagttttttattttttctccccAAATCTTGTTGTTTGCCAACTCCCAAAATATGTATGGGGAGGGAAAAAAAGAGATTGTCTCCAAGAGTACCCAttttaagagcatctccaagagtgccTAAAAAATAAAGCCCAAAAAACTAGTTTTGGGACCTTGCCAAAAACTATTGGGAGAAAAAAAGTCCCCCTCCTCCAACAGTTCCCAAAAATTAGCTGTAAAATAATTTAATTACTACCACATCATCCACTTAACTGCACAGTAAATATCTGTTCTCTAACTTCCAATCGAAGCAGCTTgagctcctccctctccctctctttctatTCCTCTCTCCACCGAAGCAATCAGCTGCTGAAGGTCCAAGCCGAGTACCATGCGCCACTCCTTGAGCAAAATAGGCAACCAGTGTTGCTAGCAACTCAAGCCGCCCCACTTCTACATCTGCCATTCCTCCACCCACAAGCCTCGATAGCATCAGCAGAGCTACAACTCCTCAACAGTGGAGGGCCTTGCGTCATTGCGCACTGCAGGACATATGGAACAGAGGAAAAACGGCACCCAGGGAGAAACCGCACTGCAGGGAGGAGAAGAAATCGCGCGGAATCCGTTCAACTTCAAGGATTGGGAGTGCGACCGAGCGGCACAAAAATGGCTCGAGTTTCAGCCAGTTTTGGTCGTGCGGGAATATTGGGCAGTGGTTTAGGGAACTGTTGGAGCTGCTGTTTTTTAGTTTATTGCCAAAACTACTTTTTGGAAGTGTATATTgggcactcttggagatgctctaacttcCCAAATATGAAAAAATATGGCCCCAAGATGAATTACGCATCTCCTGTGCGTCCTCCTTCTTCATTCCTTCTTCCTGCTCCCCCGCAGCGGCGCTGCTCCTGCTCCCCtatggcggtggtggagctcggGCTCCTACTCGTGCTAGTGGCTCCGGGCACTTGCCGCCTCCTCGGCGGTCGACCTTACCGATCGGGATTTTGCCTGCGGCTAGCTGCTGGCGCGGGCTGCTGCCATGGTGGCCCACTGCCTCGCCTCCACGCTGAGCTTGGTGCGTCCATTGGCGTGGCGCTGGTGCTGACGGCCCCATCGGGGCTGGTGGGATGCGGCGGCGCATTCAGACGGGACACTGCCGGGTGGGTCGCGGTCGCGAGGGGCACCAGAGAGGTAGAGGTggacctgccgccgccgccgtcatagGAAGATGAGGAGGGCCTGGTCACGCACGCCGGATGGGGGGGCGACGGATGCGTGTGTATATTTAGGTACGAGGATGGTCGATTTGTCAATTATTAGCAGATGGGGAAGTAGGATGGTGAATTATTGGAGacttttttttattctttttctaaaaattaagaatgggggaGAGAGATGAGGAACTGTTACAGATGCTCTAAACTCAGGGAAGGAGAACCTCCCATCGATAACTAGATGTCTTATTCAAATGACATCCCATAGATTGCTCATCCTGGAAAATGTCAGGGAACCTAAGGTTATTTGAGTTTCCAAACTAGGCCGTGAAAATTTTTTAGGCTAGTCTTGATGAGGAAAAGTTGGAGATTATGGGCGTCAGCTATTCGCTAGATAAGAAAATAGCCCATTTAAAACATGGCTCGCAAAGAGTAGTAGTTGGGACAGTGTGGCCCATTTTAATTCGGATCCAGCACAGCACTCCACTTTCTCCAAGATAATAAAAAATTGTCTAAAAGAGACGAAAACAAATCATTTCAAATGATATTAAAAATGGATTTTTctccaaaaaaattattaaagATGGAAGCGTCCTAGCACGAAAAATGAAATGCGAGTCCCACAGCAATACAAAACTGTACACGCGTGGTTGTAGATTTAAACTCAACTTATCTAAATTGAAGTGAAGGCACAAATATCACCATCTGATGTGAAAATTGCTCGACATCCCTTATTCACACATCAAGCGCTCCCATAAAACTGTCCAAACGGCAACAGACAACTGAATTCACCTTTATAACAACACAACTGAACTGAATGCATGTCCTGAGTTACGTAAACCTGACAATATTTTCCGTGTTATAAAGTTGAGCGAGTAAATCTTctctcattttttatttttttcaaaagccGAAATGTGAGGCGTACATCACAGCAGTCAGCAGGAGAATGTCGGTTAAGCTATAGCAGTAAAAAAACGACCATATATATCCTATCCCTCGTGAGCCATGGCTGGTGCGCTGCTACATAAACCAATTCACCATCCAGAAACGAAACCGTTAGTCCACCGCTTCCCCCTTCAAAATTTCGAATTCTGATCCCCAATCGCTCGGTCACTCTGCGTCCGCAACCCGCCGCACCACCGGATGATCAAGCCCTAACCCAAACCGGCCGGCCAGCCGACCACCACAACCACCGGACACCGGCGCAGCCATGGAGGCGCTGTTCAGGCAGGCCATCGAGCGCCGGGACGCGGCAGAGGCACGGATGCGGCAGCAGGTGGTGTCCTACTCCCACACCGCCGCTCGCGCCCTCATTGCCGCGGGCCACCCGCCCCCGTCGTGGCTCCTCCCGCGCCCCGCCCCATTCGCAGCCCTCGATTGCCGGGGCGCGGGCGCAGTGGAGGCGCAGATGCGGCAGCAGGTGGAGGCCTACTCTCGGTCCCTCGCCCGCACTCTTGTTGGGGCCAGCCACATGCCCCCGCCGTGGCTCCTCCCACCCGACGCCGGCGCTAGGGCCTTGGACCATCGGGACCGGGCGGAGGAGCAGATGGGGAAGCAGATAATGCCCTACTCCCAGTccctcgccgtcggccaccGCCCCACGCGGCGTGGCTCCTCCAGGCCCCCGTTGCAGATGTCGCTTgcaccctcctcgccgccggccaccgccctccGGCGTGGCTCCTCCATGCCCCtgttgtactccctccgttccaaattataactGGTTTGACATTTTTTACTCTAAATTTtaccactcgtcttattaaaaaatttatacaaaatattaGTTcttttattgtggcttgttttaTTAATAATATAAGTTTTTGAAGAATAACTCAAATTTGACTgtatttgcataaattttttgaataagacaagtgatcaaatttgagataaaaaatcaaacaaattataatttggaacggagagagtactAGATATGAAAATTGTGGATATAGTTTTAAGCGTGTTGGGGGGGGGGCACAAATCGTGGCGTTTGAGTGACGTAGTAGTTCGGTTGTAGTTGATGCGTTGATGTGTATTTTGTACCCAGAGTAGTTTATGTATAGTGTACCAAGCTACAGTTCGTTTTCTGTTTTGTGAAATTTTTGTGATAGAGCATTCGAAGTTGTGCACCTTGAAATGACAATGTGATATCAGTATTTTCCCCCCATTTTTTATATGGAGATGCTGAAGTTTGAATTTTTGCTCCAGTTGTGAGGCTGTGACATATTTAGTGGCTATTGAGATATTTCCAAACTATGACTTCTCATAATAGTAGGCTATCTGTTTCCATAGAGTTAACAAAGACCAAATACTGCAATAAGTTGAGACCAAACCTTCCTATTTAAGTTGATTTTTTTTAGGGAAACACCGGGGGGACGATGAGTCCCCACCTGAATATTATTCCACAGATGACGGGTAAACCGGTGATGGAGGTTTGGCGCAGGGCCATTACAAGTGCAGGTAGAGGCAGTACAGGACTGCAAGGTAGACGATCAAGCACTAGCTAGGGGAGAGAGGTTTACATGAAAAATAGATTTCTCCAGTACTCTACATCTCCACGCTGGGAAGGAGGCAAGCACCAGCGCCAGAGTTCTGCGGCTTCGCTGAATCCAGAGGTTCCAGCAGCAAAGGAGGACCATTGTGGGTAGGGATCTTGTGGGGGCACCGGCTTGGGCCTGAATCTTCCAGAGGTCAGCCGCCGGAGGGATGATGAGTGGCTCCCAGCCAAGATGTCGCCAGAAGCGTTGGGCGAAGGAGCAGCCGGAGATCAGATGAGATGTCGTCTCCGCAGATTGATTGCATAGCTCGCACACGTCTGTGTCCAggatgttcttcttcttcaggttACTTTTGCACTGAATGTGTTCTTGGAGGAGCAGCCAGGCGAAGAACTTGACTTTGGGGAGAGCATGGTTCTGCCAAATAAAATTGAAGTGCGCACAAGCATCAATTACGGAGGTCACGAGCCTGTAGAGCTTGCTGGTCATCAGGCGGTGGTCACTTGATTCCAATGGGCTACTTCGCTCGTCGATGCCGGGGTTCGGCGTCCAGGCGTTCAGGATGTTCTGGACCGCGATCAGCTCAGAGCGTGCTTGGCTGCTGAGGCGAGGCACAAGGTAGCTGGCCAGCCCATCTCTTGCGACTGCTTGGACAGAAGCTCCATTTTCACGACGTGACTGTAAAGCACAGGGAAGGCTGAGCAAAGTGGGGCACCCCCAATCCAGTTGTCTTCCCAAAGAGCTGTGGAAGCGCCATTGTTGACTGGAACACACGTAATTTGGCGGTAGGCAGGCAGTAGCGAACGGAGGCCATCCCAGTGTGCACCATCCAATTCTCCCTCCAGAGTGTGCACGTCGACATGTTGGCGCACCCAAGGTGCCCAGGAGGAACCCACAGGATGGTGGAGACGGTGAAGGGGTTTGAGCATCAGGCACGCGTTCTGATCTGCTTCACACCTAGGCCGCCTTCTTGTTTGGTGATGCACACTTTATCCCAGGCAACCAAGCACTGCGAGCCATGGACAGAGTCTTGTCCAAACCATAGGAACGCCCTGCGACGTTTATCCAGGGCGTCAATTGCCGGCGGGGAGAAGCAGGGTGGACATTAGGTGCGTAGGCATGCCATTGAGCACAGCATTGATCAGAACCAGGCGCCCAACATGGTTGAGCAGGATGGCCTTCCAACCTGATAGTTGTCTGTCCACCTTGGCGATGAGGGGGCAAAGGTAACAAggttgagcatcacattggaaAGAGGGAGGCCCAGGTAAACTTGAGGGAAACTGGCACGCTAACATTCGAGGACCTTGAGCAGGCGGCGGAGCTTTGCTTCAGGGACATGCATAGGAACAATCGTGCTCTTATGGTAGTTGATTTTTAGGCCGGTGGCTGCAGAGAACGAGGCCAGGATGGACTTAAGGCCGATGACATCGTCGGTTGTTGCCTGGAGTAGGATCAGGGTGTCGTCGGCGTATTGCAGGGAGCATCAACTAGCGGGTCACGAACGGACGAGCTGTCCTTGATCAGGCACTGAAGCACGTCAGCCACGAGTATGTTGAGGTAGGGCGACAGGGCATCGCCTTGCCGGAGTCCGCGTCTGCAGGCAATCCAGGGACCAGGGCAACCGTTAACAAGGACGACAGAGTGAGAGGTCGCAAGGATTTGTGTCATACACTTTGCCTGA
The Panicum virgatum strain AP13 chromosome 6N, P.virgatum_v5, whole genome shotgun sequence genome window above contains:
- the LOC120680152 gene encoding histone H2B.1-like, producing MATKKAEKTLVGKKPNAEKRLPAGKSASKDDEKKGKKKVNKSLEMYKIYIFKVLKQVHPNMGISSKAMSIMNSFMNDLFEKLAAEAAKLAWYNKKSTITSRDIQTSVCLILPGELAKHAVSEGTKAVTKFTTS